The Betta splendens chromosome 24, fBetSpl5.4, whole genome shotgun sequence DNA window CTCAACATATATTTACAACAAGAGCCATTCTGACACGTTGGTGAGCAGCGGTTCGCAGTAAAAGTCCGCATCACTTGACTGTTTTCAGTGAAGCGCTGTTTTCATGACGGACGTCTTTGTTTGCAGTCGAACCCAGAAACGGGTTCCTGGGTTCAGTAAACGCATTGTGGCccgatgacctctgacctctgagctTGCTGGTACTGGAGGGTCACAGCCGGGTCCACAGGATGCGGGCCGCGTCCTTGGTGCTGGTACTGGAAGGTCCTGGCCGGGTCCAACCACAGCGGCGCCGTCCTCCAGCACCTGCTGATCCGCGGGCTCAGGCGGCACCGGGCCGCCTGAGGTTCGACAGAATCATTCTGGCTCCGAGAGCTTCCGCCCTCTTCATTTCACCACTCGTACTGGGCCGGTGACGTCCCCAGTGTTTTTATTCCCGCCGCAGCgaaatcattttaattttaacctTCTGGCGAATCGCTGAAACGGGTGCGAGGCGGCGGAGAGGATGCCGAGCATTCCTGATCTCGTCTCTCTGAACCTTGGCCGTCCTCTTGTGCAGAACGCCGGCGTCCGATTGTTGAGCGCTGCTGGTGAGACGAGCCGAGCTCTACTTCAGCGGAGGGTATTTGGGGTTTTAATAGCTTCTCTGCGCCACTCGTGGAGGGGAACAGGTGTTCTGGTTGTGGGGAGGGTCGGCCCAGAGGACAGTGAAGTGGCCCAATTATAAAAACCCATACAGCGGGTTGAGGACAAGGGGACAACACAACAGCTCTAAGAGGATTTAACGGGTTCTACCTGTGTTTACAGCGCAGGTCGACTCAGGCTTCACATATCAGTCATTAAGAACAGCGACAATTAGAGTAAaaggttctgctgctgaagacTGGATGTGACTAAAATGTGCCACCGATGATCAAAAACAGCGTCTTGTAAATAAGCCTCCGCTATAATGATGGTGTCAGCTGGAGATCAGGCTCATGTAAACAGCCCCATGAAACAACCCTCCGACTGCAGAGATCTCAGCGTGCGGTCGACGCTGTGACTTAAAGGAAGCGGTTCTGAGGCCGTTGGTCGCTgccagtgacctctgacctccagtaGCATCCAACAGGCTGCAAACCAGTTGACCCTTGACCTCGTACGGGTTTTGGAGCTTCGTAGCGTTGCATTCCACCCATTAGTGGCTTTGGTTTGTTATTTTAATCGCTGGCAGCAGGTGCTCATGCGGTTTAAAATGTCATCACGAATCCAAAGGCTTTTAATCCACATTTGCTGCTTGACGTTCGCATTTTGtcattatgaaaaaaaaattaagtcaGATGTTTAGTGTAAAGTTTACAAAGTGGGTTCATTTACTGAATGGACTCAATCCAAATTTAACcacatgaaaggactgtgtgaAAAGACAGTAAGTGGAGCTTTCAGGCAGAATGACTGAGCTGCGCTGCTTCAAGGTCAAGTGTGCTCCACGGAGGAGCTCCACGGAGGAGCTCCACGGAGGAGCCGGACGCTCGGGGGAGCGAGGACGCCCAGGAGGCTCCAAGCCCTCAAAACCTGCACGTTGGCCCCAAACGCACAGAAATGGGACGGATTCCAGCTTCGGGAGCACAAAACACCGTGAAACAAAATGTGAAGCCACAGCACTTGAATGACTGTCAAGTGTCATGAAGGAAACCAGAAGGAAGAAGGTTTGCGCCGTGAACGCCCGCGGTGTTAAATGGTTTCCAGTTCGTTTAAAGGCCAGTGAGCGGAGGTGGAGCTGCGCCTGTGATTGGCGGAGCTGCGGGCGTCAGGCTGGGGgtgaggcggcggcggctggaggGGGTTCCCTGTGCGCCCTGCTGCGGTCCAGTGCGTAAAGAGCGCAGAGCGGAGCGGTGCGGTGCGTGCGGTGCGTGCGGCGCGTGTCACGCTCAGGATTACTGCCTCCTCCCGCGTCTCCGAGCAGAGCTGCCCTCTAAATGAAGCTTGGCTCCTCTCCGTGATTGCTTCGCCATGAGCTGCTTGGATGTGATGTACCAGGTGTTTGGTCCTCAGACGTACTTCAGCTCCTACAGCCCCTATCACCACCAGGTACGGAGCTCGCGTTCTGCACCCGCGCACGCACGCTTCTAAAGGTCGCGTGGACGCTCGAACAGAACTGCACGCAAATATAAAAGCTTGCAAAATGCGTCTCTAAATTTTTCTCCACGTACTAAAACTAGAAAAAAGTTCAAGACCAGAACCTTGTCCGCTTCAGGCGCGTGGAGCGGTTGTTTTATCCGGTGCGTAAATGCTCGCAGCCGAAGCGACGGTGAGGCGTTCAGTTCGCGTGACTTCACTTCTGCTTTTATTGCTAGAAGTTACATTTGTCCAGCGTTTTCCACCTCCCGTGGCCGCAACAGGTCGCTTGTGTCGCGTCTTTAGTCTAATTTTAGTCGCTCGAAGAAGGACGACATTTACTGACGCGCTCTTTGCGCTTCAGCGTCTTCCACGTTCacgtgttgttttgtttccaggAGTTTAATATTAGTTGTTTACTTCACGTGCAGCAGGTTTTTGTGAGGCCTTTGGCAACTTTCACGAGGTGTTTTATATAATCACAACACAATTACAATATAAGAAATTATTGATTTTAAATAATAGATTATTGATGACAGGTCCGTGtgtgcagagcagctgatcTTTGAAACCtgtgattattgctttattaaATCTTAAAACATGAAATGAGTCCAGcttaacattttataaaattCTTTCTAATGAGCTACAAACCTGATGCATAAACACGCGTCTTCTCTTTAGAAGCTGGCTCTGTACTCCAAAATGCAGGAGCCCCAGGACTGCGTGAGCCGGCTCGGCCCCCCGGGGCCCCCGGGGGCCCCCGCCATCaaagaggaggacaaggagctGCCGCCGGGGGCCGAGTACCTGAGCTCCCGCTGCGTCCTCTTCACCTACTTCCAGGGCGACATCAGCGCGGTGGTGGACGAGCACTTCAGCCGAGCGCTGAGCCAGAGCAGCGCGTACGCCGGCGCCAGCGGCCACAAGAGCTCCAGAGGTGCGTGAGACACTGGGGCCGCGCTTTGTCTCTTATTGCGGCTGAAACGAAGCGTTGTAGAATAGTCAGAGGCGGGTGTGTGCAAATATCACAAACTGCGTATTCTTTGTGCACAATATTTATGTGCTATAATATTGTCTTATAATAAACGTCAGtgttacaataaaacacatccTGTTGTTACGAGACCTTTTAATTGCATTTGTCAGTTTAGTTTCTCTGATATGTTCGTTCACTAATTAGGAACCGACAGAAAAAACGTAAAGATAAAAACGCAGCTGCCgtcaaataaatgaatattcCACTCAGACGTGAGGgttgtgtctctgcagagccCTCGTTCCCGATGAGCCAGAGGAGCTTCCCTCCGTCGTTCTGGAACAGCTCCTACCAGCCGTCGGCCTCCTCGGCGCTGGGCGGCGCCCTCTCCGCCCCCCACGCAGAGCTCTCCTTCCCCGGGGACGCGTACGCCCCCGCCTCCCTGCACAGCCACCTGCACCAGTCCAGCCCGGACCCCTGGCACCcgtcccaccaccaccaccaccaccaccaccacccctacTCGCTAGGGGGCGCTCTGGGCGCCCAGGCCTCGCCGTACCCGCGCCCGGGGGTTCACGACATGTACGGCGCCGCCTTCGACCCGCGCTACGGCTCGCTGCTGGTGCCGTCGGTGAGGCCCCACCACCGCCTGGCGGCCGGCGGCTCGGTCGCGGGGCCGAGCGCGTCGCCCTGCGACCTCGGGGGCAAGGGCGAGTCGGCGGCGGCCTCGGCCTGGAGCGGCGCTTTTGCTGGAGCGGGAGCAGAGATTGGACTCAATATGGAGACAGGTACTGTCACGTTGTCAGTGCAGTGAATTCAGTGGGAGGTGgatctgactgtgtgtttgtttgagcagGTTTGTTgttggccactttattaggaacccgCGCAGCCTgggtccctaataaagtggccagtcgGCACTTTCGTGCTCACGGCCGTGGAGCCGGGTTGATTTTCATGTGAAGTGAAAAGTGCTTCGTTGTGTGTTTACAAGGTTAACGCAGGTAACATCTGCCTCCGCTGAGCGGGTGGAAGTGAGTTCGAGG harbors:
- the vgll2a gene encoding transcription cofactor vestigial-like protein 2a isoform X2 produces the protein MSCLDVMYQVFGPQTYFSSYSPYHHQLALYSKMQEPQDCVSRLGPPGPPGAPAIKEEDKELPPGAEYLSSRCVLFTYFQGDISAVVDEHFSRALSQSSAYAGASGHKSSREPSFPMSQRSFPPSFWNSSYQPSASSALGGALSAPHAELSFPGDAYAPASLHSHLHQSSPDPWHPSHHHHHHHHHPYSLGGALGAQASPYPRPGVHDMYGAAFDPRYGSLLVPSVRPHHRLAAGGSVAGPSASPCDLGGKGESAAASAWSGAFAGAGAEIGLNMETGLQTQDKSKDLYWF
- the vgll2a gene encoding transcription cofactor vestigial-like protein 2a isoform X1, with amino-acid sequence MSCLDVMYQVFGPQTYFSSYSPYHHQKLALYSKMQEPQDCVSRLGPPGPPGAPAIKEEDKELPPGAEYLSSRCVLFTYFQGDISAVVDEHFSRALSQSSAYAGASGHKSSREPSFPMSQRSFPPSFWNSSYQPSASSALGGALSAPHAELSFPGDAYAPASLHSHLHQSSPDPWHPSHHHHHHHHHPYSLGGALGAQASPYPRPGVHDMYGAAFDPRYGSLLVPSVRPHHRLAAGGSVAGPSASPCDLGGKGESAAASAWSGAFAGAGAEIGLNMETGLQTQDKSKDLYWF